The stretch of DNA CAAAGATGGTATCGATGCTGAGGTGGTCGACATAAGGACGCTGAAGCCACTTGACGAGGAAATCATCATAAACTCGGTGCAGAAAACGGGCAAGGCGATGGTGGTCTATGAGGCATGCCGTACCGGCGGTTTCGGCGCTGAGATTGCCGCCCTTATCGGCGAGAAGGCGTTTGATTACCTGGATGCGCCTATCAGGCGGGTTGCCTCGCTTGATTCACCGGTATCCTTCAATCCCGGACAGGAACAGTACATCCTGGTCAATCCGGAAAAAATCAGGGCGGCTGCCCTGGAGATGATGGGCAAATAAGTCAACCAGCGATAGAAGAACAGTGGGGGTACCAGTATGGCTGTGGCCGTAATCTTCCCCAAACTTGACGAGGCGATGACCAGCGGCAAAATCGTCCGCTGGCTCAAGAATGAGGGAGGGCAGGTGGAAAAAGGGGAGATCATTCTGGAGATTGAGAGCGAAAAGACTTCCTTCGAACTTGAAGCCGAAACTTCGGGTATTCTGAGCAACGTAATGGCCCAGCCGGGCGACGAGGTAGCGGTGGGCACGGCCATTGCCTTCATTCTCCAGCCCGGTGAGAAAGCGCCCGAGATTGAGACACCGGTTCAAGTCAAAGCAAAGGAGAGGAAACCAGAGGCAGAGGCCAAAGTTGAGGCTCCGCAACCGGTCGGTGAATCGAGAGAGATTAAAGCTTCACCGCTGGCTAAAAATATCGCCAGAGAGCACAATGTTGACCTCAGCCTGGTAACCGGAACCGGGCCGGGCGGTAGAATTACCAAGGAAGACGTCCTGAAGTATATTGAAGAAGGCAAGCCAGCCGCAGCACCGGCTGCTCGTGAAGTACCGGCGGGTGCCGGGGAGGAAACAGTACCTCTGTCCACCATGCGTGAGGTGATTGCCCGGCGTATGGTGGAGAGTTTTAAAACACCGCACTTTTACCTCACCGTAGAAGCCGATGCGCAGGAACTACAGAAAACACGCCAGCAGTTACTGCCGGTAATCGAAAGCAAAACCGGAATCAGGCTGACCCTTACCGACCTTATCATCAAGATAGCGGCCAAGGCACTGGAGAAAAATCCCGCCATCAACTGCTCCTATACTGACGGTTCGGTGAAGCTATTCAAACGGATTGATATCGGTCTGGTAACTTCCGTCGAAGGCGGTTTGATGGTGCCCGTTATCAGAGACGCCAACATAAAATCGCTGGCTGAAATCGCTCAGGCCCGTGCCGAACTGGTGCAGAAGGCAAGGGAACATACCCTCAGCAAAGAAGAGATGACCGGCAGCACCTTTACCATCTCCAACATGGGAATGTACGATATCGACCAGTTCAGCGCCATTATCCAGCCGCCTGAGGCAGCCATTCTGGCCGTGGGGAGAATCGTGGAGAAGGTCGTGGCGCGAAACGGTGAGATGGTTATAAGGCCGGTGATGAACCTGACCCTGTCTATTGACCACCGCGTTCTCGATGGTGCGCTGGGCGCGCAGTTCCTGCAGACGGTGAAAAACTACATCGAAGACCCGGTCAATCTGATTTAATAGCCAATCAGCATCACCACTGGTTGTGATGCACCCTTGATTCGTTGTAGCGATTGGACGGCGGCTTTTGCTCCGCCGGGTAGCCCACCGATATGAAGCACAATGGTATCACGTGCTCGGGCAGCCCGAGCAACTTCTGCACCGTTTTGACTCTCTCTTCACGTGGGTAAACGCCCAGCCACACCGCCCCCAGACCCTTGGCATGGGCAGCGATTAAAATATTCTGCGTGGCGGCGGAGCAGTCCTGAATCCAGTAGCCACTCATCATTTCTTCATTCAAATCACCGCAGACGGCAATCGCCCAGGAGGCCTCTTTCAGCATATGTGCGTAGGGGTGGAACCTGGGAATTTCATCGAGGATGCGGCGGTCGTCTATAATAACGAATTGCCACGGCTGCTCGTTGCTGGCCGATGGTGCGCTCATCGCCGCTTCCAGCAGTTCTTTGATCAGCTCCTCCGGTACCGGTTCACCGGTATATCGGCGAATGCTCCTCCGGGACAAAATGGCTTCTATAGCATCCATTGGTTGCTCCTTTAATATCAGGATAATGCCCTAATCGCGCGCGGCGTCGAGCTCTTTCTGGATGGCAGCGATTTGTTCCGGGCTGAGGTGGCGGAACCTCGCTTGCGCGGCAAAATATTCCGCGACTGGTCGCTGTCGTTTCGGGGCATAGGTGGTGTGGAATTGGCCATTCTCAAACTCCGTCAGCTTCCACATGCCGCTCTCCACCGCCATACGCCCGATTTCAATTGCCGCGTCGGGGGCAAAGCCCCAGCCAGTGGGGCACGGCGTCAGTACGTGAACGTAGGTGGGGCC from Chloroflexota bacterium encodes:
- a CDS encoding alpha-ketoacid dehydrogenase subunit beta, whose protein sequence is KDGIDAEVVDIRTLKPLDEEIIINSVQKTGKAMVVYEACRTGGFGAEIAALIGEKAFDYLDAPIRRVASLDSPVSFNPGQEQYILVNPEKIRAAALEMMGK
- a CDS encoding nitroreductase family protein, translating into MDAIEAILSRRSIRRYTGEPVPEELIKELLEAAMSAPSASNEQPWQFVIIDDRRILDEIPRFHPYAHMLKEASWAIAVCGDLNEEMMSGYWIQDCSAATQNILIAAHAKGLGAVWLGVYPREERVKTVQKLLGLPEHVIPLCFISVGYPAEQKPPSNRYNESRVHHNQW
- a CDS encoding 2-oxo acid dehydrogenase subunit E2; protein product: MAVAVIFPKLDEAMTSGKIVRWLKNEGGQVEKGEIILEIESEKTSFELEAETSGILSNVMAQPGDEVAVGTAIAFILQPGEKAPEIETPVQVKAKERKPEAEAKVEAPQPVGESREIKASPLAKNIAREHNVDLSLVTGTGPGGRITKEDVLKYIEEGKPAAAPAAREVPAGAGEETVPLSTMREVIARRMVESFKTPHFYLTVEADAQELQKTRQQLLPVIESKTGIRLTLTDLIIKIAAKALEKNPAINCSYTDGSVKLFKRIDIGLVTSVEGGLMVPVIRDANIKSLAEIAQARAELVQKAREHTLSKEEMTGSTFTISNMGMYDIDQFSAIIQPPEAAILAVGRIVEKVVARNGEMVIRPVMNLTLSIDHRVLDGALGAQFLQTVKNYIEDPVNLI